A DNA window from Bdellovibrio sp. BCCA contains the following coding sequences:
- a CDS encoding ABC transporter permease: MRLRDFFLLPALLWFLVFILAPLMIVVGVSFATRGTYGGIEWLFAFENYLRVFSETYAGILFESLKLASLTTFLCLVLGILISWAMATADSSVRRLYVLAMALPFLTNLVIRVYAIRVFVGVDGPLQLFLQFLGVPFDPFSLTQNKFLVLYGMVTTYLPFMVLPLYGAFEKFDFNLVEAAQDLGAGSWKILFSVILPNLKKALWSGALLVFIPSLGEYVIPDLLGGAKNMLYGNLITEQFLKSRDWPFGSALSVVMMVILVGLVFVMQRRRGKVS; this comes from the coding sequence ATGAGACTCCGCGATTTCTTTCTTCTTCCGGCTCTTTTATGGTTTTTAGTTTTTATCCTTGCGCCTTTAATGATTGTTGTGGGGGTGAGCTTTGCCACTCGCGGAACCTACGGCGGCATTGAATGGCTTTTTGCTTTTGAAAACTACCTTCGCGTTTTTTCAGAAACCTATGCCGGTATTTTGTTTGAAAGTTTAAAACTGGCTTCTCTGACAACGTTCCTCTGTCTGGTGTTGGGAATTTTGATTTCGTGGGCTATGGCGACGGCAGACTCTTCGGTCCGACGGTTGTATGTTTTAGCGATGGCACTTCCTTTTTTAACCAATCTTGTGATTCGCGTTTATGCCATTCGTGTCTTTGTCGGCGTGGATGGTCCGTTGCAATTGTTTTTGCAGTTCTTAGGCGTGCCGTTTGATCCTTTTTCTTTGACGCAAAATAAGTTTCTTGTGTTGTACGGGATGGTGACGACTTATCTGCCATTCATGGTATTGCCTCTTTATGGCGCTTTTGAAAAATTTGATTTTAACCTGGTCGAAGCCGCTCAGGATTTAGGTGCAGGCTCTTGGAAGATTTTATTTTCTGTGATTCTGCCAAATCTAAAAAAAGCTCTGTGGAGTGGAGCTTTGTTGGTGTTCATTCCTTCTTTAGGTGAATACGTCATTCCGGATTTATTAGGTGGCGCTAAAAATATGCTTTATGGAAATCTTATCACCGAACAATTTTTGAAATCCCGTGACTGGCCCTTTGGCTCCGCTCTTTCTGTTGTGATGATGGTGATCTTAGTAGGGCTTGTTTTTGTGATGCAAAGACGGCGCGGGAAGGTGTCATGA
- a CDS encoding ABC transporter permease, with protein MKNERSRPKAPLAARIVLWMTLLFLYLPIAVMILGAVFVRENEQIQATLKWFVEVLNDDALMGALWNSFVVGLCASVLSTLIGTAGALGLRHNRRAWTWAVEGLSVVSLIFPEIVFALSLLSWFFILKMELGLTTVVLAHVSFSVSYVMMTVSSRLATVDASFEDAARDLGASEWQIQKTVVLPLLAPAILGGFILSFLLSFDDFLITYFVNGVGQDTLPVKLYTAMKLGVSPKLNALSSMMFLMTLSALIFFFRSSAFRVLFEENRGKNGSSAEEKNL; from the coding sequence ATGAAGAACGAACGTTCTCGTCCGAAGGCCCCTCTTGCAGCTCGTATTGTTTTATGGATGACGCTGTTATTTTTGTATTTGCCCATTGCCGTGATGATTTTAGGTGCGGTCTTCGTTCGGGAAAATGAACAGATTCAGGCGACTTTGAAATGGTTTGTGGAAGTTCTTAACGACGACGCCTTAATGGGTGCGCTTTGGAATAGTTTTGTTGTCGGACTTTGTGCAAGTGTTCTTTCGACGCTGATCGGAACCGCCGGAGCATTGGGGCTGCGCCACAATAGACGTGCGTGGACGTGGGCTGTGGAAGGTCTTTCCGTTGTCTCTTTGATTTTTCCTGAGATCGTTTTTGCACTGTCGCTTCTTTCTTGGTTTTTTATTCTAAAAATGGAATTGGGATTAACGACAGTCGTGCTTGCGCATGTGAGTTTTTCGGTTTCGTATGTGATGATGACCGTGAGCTCTCGCTTAGCGACCGTGGATGCTTCCTTTGAAGACGCCGCTCGCGATCTTGGCGCGAGTGAATGGCAGATTCAAAAAACGGTGGTGCTTCCGCTTTTAGCTCCGGCGATTTTAGGCGGATTTATTTTAAGTTTTCTTTTGTCGTTTGATGATTTCCTCATCACATATTTCGTGAATGGTGTGGGACAAGATACTTTGCCCGTAAAACTTTATACGGCGATGAAGCTTGGTGTGAGTCCCAAGCTCAATGCGCTTTCAAGCATGATGTTTTTAATGACTCTGTCAGCGTTGATTTTCTTCTTCCGTTCTTCAGCTTTCCGTGTTCTCTTTGAAGAGAATCGGGGGAAGAATGGATCAAGCGCAGAAGAAAAAAATCTTTAG